Genomic window (Bacteroidota bacterium):
TGATTATGTTTTATGATTCAAACGATATTCAGCTTTCTACTGAAACCAAGGCTGTCACCATTGAAGACACTGCTAAAAAATATGAATCCTGGGGATGGAGTGTGCTTAAGATAAACGGAAACGATCCTGATCAGATCCGTGAGGCTTTACATAAAGCTCATGAAGAGAAAGAAAGGCCTACTCTGATTATTGGGAAGACTATTATGGGGAAAGGTGCCGTTACCGATACCGGAGATAGTTTTGAACGCCAATGTTCTACTCATGGGATGCCATTGGGTAAGGCTGGGGCTTCATTCCAAAAGACCATTGAAAATTTAGGCGGAGATCCAGAGAATCCATTTGTGATTTTCCCCGAGGTGAGTGAATATTATGCAAAAGTTGTCAGGGAAAAAATCAATCAGGCTGCCAGCCGTAAGAAGATTCAGGTAGATTGGAGCCTTGAAAATCCGACATTATCTGCTAAACTTTCTAAGTTCTTATATAATAAGCCCGAGAAGCTTGATTTCCCATCAATAATTCAAAAGGCTGGTGCTGCCACCAGAGCTGCTTCTGCAACCGTTTTATCCTATTTGGCAAAAAATGTTGAAAACATGATTGTCATGTCTGCTGATTTGTCCAACAGTGACAAAACTGACGGTTTCTTGAAAGAAACAAAAGCTTTTGTCTGCCACGATTTTTCAGGATCCTTCCTGCAAGCTGGCGTTTCGGAACTGACAATGGCTGCAATTGCCAATGGTATGGCATTGCATGGCGGTGTGATTCCTGCTTGCGGTACATTCTTCGTTTTCTCGGATTATATGAAACCTGCTGTCCGTATGGCTGCTTTGATGGGATTGCCTGTTAAATATATCTGGACACACGATGCGTTCAGGGTAGGAGAGGACGGACCTACACATCAGCCGGTTGAACAGGAAGCTCAAATCCGTTTGCTGGAACAAATGAAAAATCATTCCGGAAAACGGAGCATGCTCGTTTTGAGGCCTGCTGATGCTAATGAAACAACTGTTGCATGGAAGATGGCTCTGGAAAACACCACTGCACCCACTGCATTGTTACTTTCCAGACAAGGGATAAAGGATGTTCCTGCAAAAGAAAACAGATACCAGGAAGCTTTGTCAGCCGCTAAAGGTGCATATATCGTTCAGGAAACTGAGGGTAAACCCGATGTTATCCTTGTGGCCAGTGGCTCTGAAGTATCCACTTTAGTTGATTCTGCTGCATTATTAAATGAGAAAGGGTTGAAGATCAGGATTGTATCAGCACCTTCTGAAGGCTTATTCAAAGAACAAAGCCTTGAATATCAAAAAAGTGTCATCCCGGATGATGTCCCTGTTTTCGGATTGACTGCCGGCTTGCCGGTAACATTGAGGGGAATGGTTGGACCTTATGGAAAGGTGTTTGGTTTGGACCATTTTGGATATTCTGCTCCTGCAAATGTTTTGGACCAGAAGTTTGGTTTTACTCCTGAAAATGTGGTTTCGCAAATTGAAACTTATTTAGCAGAATTTAAAAAGTAAAAAAACAAACATAGAGAAATAAAAAAGGCTTCCGAAGCGGAAGCCTTTTTTATTTGCCAAAAATGACAAATAAAAAATTTAGTTTAGGGATGTTGTTTTATCGTATGCGTTATTTATTTCCAGATCCAATCTTTCATAAACTGAGTTCTGACTTTTGAATTCAGGGACAATTTCTTTCATTATTCTGACCAACTCAAAATTATTCTGATCTTTCAGCGATATTTTCAGGTCGTCGATATACCTGCAAACCTTCTCAAAATCATATTTGATCACTTTAGCAATCATGATTTTAGGATGATAGGTAGGAATGGTGTTTTCCCT
Coding sequences:
- a CDS encoding transketolase encodes the protein MNNDITNRAADNIRILVAAMVEKAKSGHPGGAMGGADFINILFSEFLEYDPTDMTWPFRDRFFLDPGHMSPMLYSELTLCGNYSLDELKNFRQWGSTTPGHPELDVKRGIENTSGPLGQGHAMAVGAAITERFLVHRFGEWMAHKTYAFISDGGVEEEISQGAGRIAGYLGLNNLIMFYDSNDIQLSTETKAVTIEDTAKKYESWGWSVLKINGNDPDQIREALHKAHEEKERPTLIIGKTIMGKGAVTDTGDSFERQCSTHGMPLGKAGASFQKTIENLGGDPENPFVIFPEVSEYYAKVVREKINQAASRKKIQVDWSLENPTLSAKLSKFLYNKPEKLDFPSIIQKAGAATRAASATVLSYLAKNVENMIVMSADLSNSDKTDGFLKETKAFVCHDFSGSFLQAGVSELTMAAIANGMALHGGVIPACGTFFVFSDYMKPAVRMAALMGLPVKYIWTHDAFRVGEDGPTHQPVEQEAQIRLLEQMKNHSGKRSMLVLRPADANETTVAWKMALENTTAPTALLLSRQGIKDVPAKENRYQEALSAAKGAYIVQETEGKPDVILVASGSEVSTLVDSAALLNEKGLKIRIVSAPSEGLFKEQSLEYQKSVIPDDVPVFGLTAGLPVTLRGMVGPYGKVFGLDHFGYSAPANVLDQKFGFTPENVVSQIETYLAEFKK